The Deltaproteobacteria bacterium nucleotide sequence TGGATCGCCAACAACGCGGGCGCCGAAGGGTCGATCGTGCTCGACAAGGTGAAGAACGGCAAGGGCGCCTTCGGCTTCGACGCGGCCAAGGAGGAGTACGGCGACCTCATGAAGGCGGGCATCATCGACCCGACCAAGGTGGTGCGCACCGCGCTGCTCAACGCGGCGTCGGTGGCGGGACTCCTGCTCACCACCGAGGCGATGGTCGCCGAGAAGCCGGAGGAGAAATCTGCGATGCCGGCCATGCCTCCGGGCGGCGGCATGGGCGGCATGATGTAGCCCATTCGGCACCACCGACCTTCCTGCGAGCCCCCGGGGAAAGCGCAGTCGCCCCGGGGGCTCGCCGTTTTTGCGGAACGCTTTCCTTGACAGCTTTGTCACCCTCCAGTAACAGTCAACTCTTCCCGAACGGCGGTCCGTTCCTGATGTTCCAGTCCCTCGGCGAGAAGTTCGACTCGCTCCTCCGCAAGCTGCAGGGCCAGGGGAGGATCACCGAGCGCAACATCGAAGAAGCGTTGCGCGACGTGCGGCTCGCGCTCCTCGAGGCCGACGTCAACCTCGACGTCGTCCGCGACTTTGTCGAGGCGGTCAAACGCGACGCCCTCGGCGAGGAGGTGCTCCGCAGCCTCACGCCGGAACAGCACTTCATCAAGCTGGTCCACCGCGAGCTGGTGCGGGCGCTCGGCGGCGCGCCCGCGACGCTCGACCTCGGCGGGGCGCCGCCCGTCGTGGTGATGCTCGTCGGTCTCAACGGCTCGGGCAAGACGACCACCACCGCCAAGCTCGCGCGGCACCTTCGCGAGGAGCGCGGACGCTCCCCGTACCTGGCGTCGGTCGACGTCTACCGGCCGGCGGCCATGGCGCAGCTCGAGACGCTCGCCCGGCAGCTCGGCGTACCGGTCCATCCCGCGGGCGACGACGACCCGTCCGCGCGCGCCCGCGACGCGGTCGCGGCGGCGCGCGCCGCGGGCACCGACACCGTGCTGCTCGACACCGCCGGCCGCCAGACGGTCGACGAGGAGCTCATGCGGGAGCTCGAGCGGCTCGTCGCCGCCGTCCGCCCGGGCCAGGTGCTCCTCGTCGCCGACGCGATGACCGGTCAGGACGCTGTGGCCACCGCCCAGGGGTTCGCGGGGCGGCTGCCCGTCAGCGGGGTCATCCTCACGAAGATCGAGGGCGACGCCCGCGGTGGCGCGGCGCTCTCGCTGCGCGCCGTGACGGGCAAGCCGATCGTGTTCGTCGGCACGGGGGAGAAGCTCGAGGCCCTCGAGGCGTTCCACCCGGAGCGCGTCGCCTCGCGCATCCTCGGCATGGGCGACGTGCTGTCGCTCATCGAGCGCGCCGAGAAGGCCTACGACCGGTCGGCCGCCGAGGACGTCGCCAAGAAGCTCCGGCGGAACGAGTTCAACCTCGAAGACTTCCGCGACCAGCTCCGCACCGTCAA carries:
- a CDS encoding signal recognition particle protein gives rise to the protein MMFQSLGEKFDSLLRKLQGQGRITERNIEEALRDVRLALLEADVNLDVVRDFVEAVKRDALGEEVLRSLTPEQHFIKLVHRELVRALGGAPATLDLGGAPPVVVMLVGLNGSGKTTTTAKLARHLREERGRSPYLASVDVYRPAAMAQLETLARQLGVPVHPAGDDDPSARARDAVAAARAAGTDTVLLDTAGRQTVDEELMRELERLVAAVRPGQVLLVADAMTGQDAVATAQGFAGRLPVSGVILTKIEGDARGGAALSLRAVTGKPIVFVGTGEKLEALEAFHPERVASRILGMGDVLSLIERAEKAYDRSAAEDVAKKLRRNEFNLEDFRDQLRTVKKMGSVADLIGMIPGVKKLLKGADLTGAEDELKRVEAIIDSMTRQERRNVHILNSNRRKRIASGSGTSVAEVNRLIKQFTQTKKVLKKLGSGAAMQGFPGSPLPGDRRRSPWQ